The genomic region CCACAGATTTTTCAAACGCTTCGAGAACTATGTTATTTAATATCAAAGATTTAAAATGGGATGAAAAAATACTAGAAAAACTAGACATTCCAAAATCAATGCTCCCCGAAGTTCGATCATCTAGCGACATATATGGAACTACTGACTCTAAAACATTTGGAGGGGCAGAAATCCCTATAGCTGGTGCTGCAGGCGATCAACAAGCTGCATTGTTTGGTCAGGCATGTTTTGAACCAGGAATGGCAAAAAATACTTATGGAACAGGTTGTTTTATGTTAATGAATACTGGGGAGAAATTTGTGCCGTCAACAAAAGGCCTGCTTACTACTCTAGCTTGGGGAGTGGATGGAAAAGTAGATTATGCTCTAGAAGGAAGCATATTTGTCGCTGGAGCATCTATCCAATGGCTAAGGGATGAACTAAGATTAATTAGAGACGCAGAAGATAGCGAGTATTTAGCTAATAAGGTTGAAAGCTCCAATGGAGTTTACGTTGTTCCAGCTTTTGTTGGACTAGGAGCACCTCATTGGGATATGTATGCAAGAGGAACCATTATGGGATTAACTAGGGGATCTAAAGCGGAGCATATCGTAAGGGCTACACTAGAATCTATCGCTTTTCAAACAAAGGATGTACTAGAGGCGATGGGCGAAGATTCTAACATAAAACTTCAAACTCTAAAGGTAGATGGTGGAGCAGTCGCTAATAACTTTTTAATGCAATTTCAATCAGATATACTTGACAGCAAAGTAGTTAGACCACAGGTTACTGAAACTACAGCTTTAGGAGCGGCGTTTTTAGCGGGGTTAGCTGTAGGTTTTTGGAAAGATAAAAATGAGATTAAATCAATAATCAAAACAGATAAAACCTTTGAACCGAATATGGAGCCTGAGAAAAGAGATAAACTATTTGCTGGTTGGACTAAAGCAATAGAAAGATCAAAAGGATGGGAGAAAGAAGAATAATTAAAAGCTTTACAAGGTTAAAGCTTATGTTTATAATGAAGGTACAATTAAATTATTATGGTGCTGAGAATATAATGAGAAGCCATGCATATAAGCTGCTTATAAGCGGTTTATATGTCATGGCTTTTTTTATCGCAACTGCCCGATTTGTTCAACTGACAATCAGTGGTAAAAAGCTTCATTGATTAAAGTTCACTATAGGAGAGGATAAAATGTATGACGTTGCTATTATAGGCGCTGGTGTAGTTGGTGGCTGCATAGCCCGAGAAATGTCAAAATAC from Proteinivorax hydrogeniformans harbors:
- the glpK gene encoding glycerol kinase GlpK, whose amino-acid sequence is MKKKYVLALDQGTTSSRAILFNHEGETIGVSQKEFTQIYPKPGWVEHDAMEIWGSQSGVAREVLESHGISPFELAAIGIANQRETTVVWEKKTGKPIYNAIVWQCRRSANICDNLKSEGFDTYIKENTGLIIDAYFSATKIKWILDNVKGAKEKAENGELLFGTIDTWLIWNLTRGKVHATDFSNASRTMLFNIKDLKWDEKILEKLDIPKSMLPEVRSSSDIYGTTDSKTFGGAEIPIAGAAGDQQAALFGQACFEPGMAKNTYGTGCFMLMNTGEKFVPSTKGLLTTLAWGVDGKVDYALEGSIFVAGASIQWLRDELRLIRDAEDSEYLANKVESSNGVYVVPAFVGLGAPHWDMYARGTIMGLTRGSKAEHIVRATLESIAFQTKDVLEAMGEDSNIKLQTLKVDGGAVANNFLMQFQSDILDSKVVRPQVTETTALGAAFLAGLAVGFWKDKNEIKSIIKTDKTFEPNMEPEKRDKLFAGWTKAIERSKGWEKEE